Proteins co-encoded in one Acidobacteriota bacterium genomic window:
- a CDS encoding DUF3341 domain-containing protein, producing MGNKLHGILAEFDTATELVDAARKVRDAGYTKTDAFSPFPLHEIDEALGIKRSILPYLIFAGGITGLCAGIGLQVFVHVIEWPIIVGGRPHFSLPAFIPPAYELTILFAAFVAVFGMLFLNGLPAPYHPVFNVPRFALATREKFFLIIESKDPKYDYEETKSFMESLEAQEVFDVEE from the coding sequence ATGGGAAACAAGCTTCACGGCATACTAGCTGAATTTGACACGGCGACGGAATTGGTCGACGCCGCACGTAAAGTGCGCGACGCCGGTTACACCAAAACCGATGCATTTTCGCCATTCCCGCTGCACGAGATCGACGAGGCTCTGGGGATAAAGCGCAGCATTCTGCCGTATCTGATCTTTGCCGGCGGCATTACCGGACTTTGTGCGGGTATCGGACTGCAGGTCTTTGTTCACGTCATCGAATGGCCGATCATCGTTGGCGGACGTCCGCATTTCAGCCTACCGGCATTTATTCCGCCGGCGTACGAATTGACGATCCTGTTTGCGGCGTTCGTGGCGGTTTTCGGAATGCTCTTTTTGAATGGATTGCCGGCACCGTATCATCCGGTCTTTAATGTGCCAAGATTTGCACTCGCCACGAGGGAAAAGTTTTTCCTCATCATCGAGTCAAAAGACCCGAAATATGATTACGAGGAAACAAAGAGTTTTATGGAAAGCCTGGAGGCTCAGGAGGTATTCGATGTTGAAGAATAA
- a CDS encoding cytochrome c, with protein MLKNKFSVSPRFLLLIVLGLVASACGVRSDMQDQPRYKAYKKSEFFSDKRASRDRVDGTIPRGQLHDNKAFYTGKIDNPDLNAPVVSTIGPTGNTLVSSFPNDIDEFPVPVTKELVDRGQERYNIYCIVCHGPMGNGDGMIVRRGFVKPPTYHDDRLRNAPVGHFFDVMTNGWGRMNSYAAQVTPADRWAIVAYIRALQVSQNPDEALKMNSKTEPGSAPPKSGETTAGGKP; from the coding sequence ATGTTGAAGAATAAATTCTCCGTGTCTCCGCGTTTCCTTTTATTGATCGTGCTCGGGCTGGTTGCTTCAGCCTGCGGCGTTCGGTCTGATATGCAAGATCAGCCGCGTTACAAGGCCTATAAGAAGAGTGAGTTCTTTAGCGACAAGAGGGCTTCCCGTGACCGCGTTGACGGAACGATCCCACGCGGCCAGCTGCACGATAATAAAGCATTTTACACCGGGAAGATCGATAACCCTGATCTGAATGCACCGGTTGTATCTACGATCGGCCCAACCGGAAACACTCTGGTTTCGAGCTTTCCGAATGATATCGATGAATTTCCGGTCCCGGTAACTAAAGAACTGGTTGACCGCGGGCAGGAAAGATACAACATCTACTGCATCGTTTGTCACGGCCCGATGGGAAATGGCGATGGTATGATCGTCCGCCGCGGATTTGTAAAGCCGCCCACCTATCATGATGATCGTTTGAGGAATGCTCCGGTCGGTCACTTCTTTGACGTGATGACTAATGGCTGGGGCAGGATGAACAGCTATGCGGCTCAGGTTACACCCGCAGATCGGTGGGCGATCGTCGCGTACATTCGGGCGCTGCAGGTCAGTCAGAACCCGGACGAGGCACTCAAAATGAATTCAAAAACTGAGCCCGGCTCAGCACCTCCGAAATCAGGTGAGACAACTGCCGGAGGAAAACCTTAA